The stretch of DNA GCCTTATGCTGCTCCCGCTTGCTGTGATGCTTTTCCTGAGCGCGGAAGGAATCATGGGCCGTGGGCTTATTGGATGGGCTGCTATTGGATTATAGATGAATGATCCAACTATCTACCCTACCTTATAAGGCACCACGGAAGTCTTCCCGTCTCTCTTCTCCTCTCGTTCGCTCGCTCGGCCGCCTTCTTTCCAAGCGGCGACGACAGGGGAGTGGCCGAGTGGCGCGGCCCTTGCCAGTTCTTCGCCGGACGCTTCGCCGGCCGACCAGGTATGTCCGCTCTTTCCCTTCCCTTCGTTTCCTGCTGTGCGAAATCGAGCACCCAAACCCCCTAACGTGTGCTGtttgtattcggatctgacATGGATGTCCTATACTGGGTCCGCGCCTGGTACTTCACCGTTGGCTTGGCTGTTGGAGTGCTAGGTGTTGGCTAATTGGAAATTTGGAAAATTGCAAAAGAACGAAACGGCTATATCGCAAGTTAATTTATAGTTCCTACTAGGCTGCTACTGCCTTTGTAGTTCTAGTGTGGCTTATTATTTGTTTCATAAAAATACTAGCGTATCTTCTTTTAGGAAAATGGCGTATCCGTGTGTCTGTATCCCCCCGATACTTATAGGCGTATCTGTATCCATGCTACATAGCTTTGAATGATCGTCCATGAACATAATGTTTTCTTTGTTTATTGCAACTGCCAAATCAATGAGTTGTTATAACCTGATTagtagttttttttttccaaattgCCATGACCCATGCCCAGCCAGTATGGATCCACATCAACAGGGATCCACCTCAATagagaagagagaaaaaaatCCACTCCGCTTCTAGAATACCGTGAGAGTACAGTTAACCCCCTATAGGTATTTTTAATACTGAAACCTTGATTTTGTAATACGAGCTCACATAATCCTCTTTACCAATCTCGCTGAGAGGTTGTGATGATGTGGAAGCAGTATTGTGCTGCCATATCACTCTGTCCCCATTGCCCTTCTTTTGCACCATCGGTGGTATGAATTAGTCGAAGAATCAGTGGTATGAATTTGTGGAAGCATCAGTAGTGTGAATTAGTGGAAGCACAGTGTGGTTGCAGGAGCTGAAACATTTGGTTTCCAAAACATTTTTGTGATCTGTGAATCACTCCATGTGAACAATTACTGGAAATTTGGTGATGGTCAGATTAATGTGATATGTCAGTGCAAGTTGAGTATCAGATTTGTTTTGCCAGCACTTGTTTTTCCTTGGATACCAGATTTATGCTTCATTTGTTCATATGTATTTGGTTTTCAAGATTTGAGTCCTTGGTAGTCTTATCTTTGAAATAGTGAAATCTatgtataatttaatttctgTGTTGTATTTGCACTTGGCTTTTAAATTAGTTTTTTTGTGTGTGATGGATTAGTTAGGTAGTGTTGGTGCTGTTTTCCTGTTTATATTTGGGCTGAGCATAAGTAATTAAAATGACTCCTGCACGCTCTCGAATTCTTGCTGTTAACATATGCTTCTAATTTCAGTTGAACTCGTGTGACTGTGTGGTATCAGACAAATTCTAAAAATTATCTGCTGTGATGTTTCACTTGTATGGGGTCTCTAGTTGGTAATAAATGTTTGCCAGATGATCAGATCCTATGCATAGTCTGAACACAAATCTGATTAGTGCATACTGAATTCCAGTGTTTTCCCTACCTTTTCCTTGATACACATCTGATTAGTGCATACTGAATTCCAGTGTTTTCCCTACATTTTCCTTGATGTTGCAGATACAGGGAAAAGTGTTTTGTGTGAGACTACCAAAACTTGAAAATGAACAAGGGCAAGATTTTTAAGTTAGCTAAGGGATTCAGAGGAAGGGCAAAAAACTGTATAAGGATAGCAAGGGAGAGGGTGGAAAAGGCACTGCAGTATTCATACAGGGATCGGCGCAACAAGAAGAGGGACATGCGATCTCTTTGGATTGAGCGCATCAATGCTGGTACACGCCTTCATGGGGTATGTATACACTTACATTGAGGCATCACTGGGCAAGGCATTGCACATTTTCTATCTTAGCCCAAAAGTTTCTTGCGTGCTCATGCTAAAACAAACAATTCTCAGAAATCACCTGCTTATTATATTTTTTGAATTGTTTGTCCAGGTGAACTACGGCAACTTCATGCATGGATTGATGAAGGAGAACATCCAACTTAACAGGAAGGTTCTCTCCGAGCTGTCCATGCATGAGCCATTCAGCTTCAAGGCTCTTGTCGATGTATCTCGCAATGCATTTCCTGGGAACAGGCCTGTTCCTGCTAAGGAGGGGCTAGCAAGCATTCTGTAACCGTTTCTTGCCCAATAATCTAGCTTGACGGCTACATCTGCATCTGAAAGTAACCTTTTGTCTTGTAACGTGGTGAAGAGCTTGTCATGGTCGCTGCAGGTGTTACTCGCTGTTTTTCTGTTTGATGACCTGCCGGACAGACAATCGTAGTACATGTTTTGTACCTCATGCCAGTTACTTTTAGTTTTCTGAAAAAATGTGTTCCGTTTAATCTTGAAAACCTTTGGAAAAATTAATTACTGGTCAGGTTTTCTACTTCATTGGCAAGCTTAGACTGCTACCAAGAGAGCAGAGTAAGTAACCACTCATTTTCAAGCACGTGGAAAAAGGATGTGTGTCTGATACTGCAGACCGCAGCCGAGTTGTTCGTATTTGCCGCCTCCTGAAATCATGGCACCATCGCATCTTCTCTTAAAAATCCGGTGCGTGGGCTGCATCATCGTCTCCTGGAAAACTAGAAGAATGACGCTTCCTGGTGGCTGCTCCGTGCTGGTCGCCCTATTCAATATTATGTGGATGTGCAGAACTTTTCATGGCATGTCTACATTTCTTCTATCTTACACAGCTCTTTACCTATTCTTTAAAAAAAAGAACACAGCTCTTCTACTTTTAGTTGTACTTGGGTTTTCTTGATGCAGCTTCTATGTTCGTTCAAGGATATCATTTTTTTTCCTTCAAATTTGAATAGTTTTTCCTGCCATGTTTTTCATCATTTCATTCCCCGTGTTTGTAAGCACATTACTTTCAACAATTCATATTCTGGTGAAGAAATTGAATTATCACCAAGTATCGTCTATCTAGCTTAGGCAGCCATTGCAATCTCCATCACATGGGATGGGAAAGGTCCGAGTGAGCTTCCCGTGTGAGACCAATCACAGTCTGGTGTTAGGTAGGCCGATGACCATCTCAGATGACGGACAGAGATCTCCCCTCGATGATCGTCGTTGCCTGTGCAGCGTGGATGATC from Panicum hallii strain FIL2 chromosome 3, PHallii_v3.1, whole genome shotgun sequence encodes:
- the LOC112884147 gene encoding uncharacterized protein LOC112884147, whose translation is MNKGKIFKLAKGFRGRAKNCIRIARERVEKALQYSYRDRRNKKRDMRSLWIERINAGTRLHGVNYGNFMHGLMKENIQLNRKVLSELSMHEPFSFKALVDVSRNAFPGNRPVPAKEGLASIL